One stretch of Streptomyces peucetius DNA includes these proteins:
- a CDS encoding nitrous oxide reductase family maturation protein NosD: MTKRQTTMLGCAALLVVSALGAAAPARAAVTHQVQPGESIQAAVDAAQPGDTIEIAAGTFTESVRITKDGLTLRGEGSRTVLKPSPSAAKAGSCAAAGNGICVLGTSKQPVEGVGIESLTLSGFAKNGVWAAWTDRLTVRRVTAENNGTWGIAQERSTRSVLRGNLVRGNGDAGIFVANTVSEEAGATDTMGTIVSGNRMVDNRIGATIRRVRNLTLQANGITGNCAGAFLVGDETTPRAGKLTVRFNHVHENNKHCDKTARLPEIQGTGIVLTGTEDTLVEWNVIRGNVGTAPMSGGIVLFKSIVGAAGTDNVVRNNVVLGNAGADLANRDTKGTGNVFAGNMCQSSEPAGLC; the protein is encoded by the coding sequence ATGACAAAGCGACAAACGACCATGCTCGGATGCGCGGCTCTGCTCGTCGTGTCCGCCCTCGGCGCGGCGGCCCCCGCCCGCGCCGCCGTCACCCACCAGGTACAGCCGGGCGAGTCCATCCAGGCCGCCGTGGACGCCGCACAGCCCGGCGACACGATCGAAATCGCCGCCGGCACCTTCACCGAGAGCGTCCGCATCACCAAGGACGGCCTGACCCTGCGCGGCGAGGGCAGCCGGACGGTGCTGAAGCCGTCGCCGTCCGCCGCAAAGGCCGGCTCCTGCGCGGCGGCAGGCAACGGCATCTGCGTGCTCGGCACCTCCAAGCAGCCCGTCGAGGGCGTCGGGATCGAGTCCCTGACGCTCAGCGGCTTCGCGAAGAACGGCGTCTGGGCCGCCTGGACCGACCGGCTGACGGTCCGGCGGGTCACCGCGGAGAACAACGGCACCTGGGGCATCGCCCAGGAGCGGTCCACCCGGTCGGTCCTGCGGGGCAACCTCGTACGGGGCAACGGCGACGCGGGCATCTTCGTGGCGAACACCGTCAGCGAGGAGGCCGGGGCCACCGACACCATGGGCACGATCGTCTCCGGCAACCGGATGGTCGACAACCGCATCGGCGCCACGATCCGCCGTGTGCGGAACCTGACACTCCAGGCCAACGGCATCACCGGGAACTGCGCGGGCGCGTTCCTCGTCGGTGACGAGACCACCCCGCGCGCGGGCAAACTGACGGTTCGTTTCAACCACGTGCACGAGAACAACAAGCACTGCGACAAGACCGCGCGGCTGCCCGAGATCCAGGGCACCGGCATCGTCCTCACCGGCACCGAGGACACCCTGGTGGAGTGGAACGTGATCCGCGGCAACGTGGGCACCGCCCCCATGTCCGGCGGGATCGTGCTCTTCAAGTCCATCGTGGGCGCCGCCGGCACCGACAACGTGGTCAGGAACAACGTGGTCCTCGGCAACGCGGGCGCCGACCTGGCCAACCGCGACACCAAGGGCACCGGCAACGTGTTCGCCGGAAACATGTGCCAGTCCTCCGAGCCCGCAGGCCTGTGCTGA